From the genome of Candidatus Binatia bacterium, one region includes:
- a CDS encoding GNAT family N-acetyltransferase: MTDLPIAEMQPVIGGPRVVLRPFRREDAAAVERLAGAREIADTTLRIPHPYPEGAAAAWIATHAPDWAAGKNVHFAIAFPCGELLGAIGLELAREQGWAELGYWVGLPYWNNGYCTEGGILVLKFAFGDLGLHRVQARHLVRNPASGRVLEKLGMRREGIHREAVRKWGRFEDVASYATLASEWEREGRK, translated from the coding sequence ATGACCGATCTGCCGATAGCCGAAATGCAGCCCGTCATCGGAGGACCGCGCGTGGTCCTCCGGCCGTTTCGACGCGAAGACGCCGCCGCCGTCGAGCGGCTCGCCGGTGCGAGAGAGATTGCAGACACCACCCTCCGGATCCCGCATCCCTACCCGGAAGGAGCAGCCGCGGCTTGGATCGCGACGCATGCGCCCGACTGGGCCGCCGGGAAGAATGTTCACTTCGCCATCGCCTTCCCGTGCGGCGAGCTCCTTGGCGCCATCGGCCTGGAACTTGCCCGTGAGCAAGGATGGGCCGAACTCGGGTATTGGGTCGGTCTTCCGTATTGGAACAACGGCTACTGCACCGAGGGCGGCATCTTGGTCCTGAAGTTCGCTTTCGGAGATCTGGGGCTGCACCGGGTTCAAGCGCGGCATCTCGTCCGCAACCCGGCATCGGGCCGCGTCCTGGAGAAACTCGGGATGCGCCGCGAGGGCATCCACCGCGAGGCGGTGAGGAAGTGGGGTCGGTTCGAGGACGTCGCGAGTTACGCGACCCTCGCTTCGGAATGGGAAAGAGAAGGCCGGAAGTGA
- a CDS encoding NADPH:quinone reductase codes for MKAIRVAAHGGPEVLDYVDLADPQAGPGQVVVRVHAAGVNPVDTYIRAGTQGYGAPLPYTPGLDAAGVVESVGSGVTRWRAGDRVFTAGTLSGAYAERAVCVERQVHPLPDGVGFAAGAALGIPYGTAYRALFQRARVLPGETVLIHGGSGGVGIAAIQMARAHGCRVVATAGTDRGRELAREQGAHHAFDHGSEGYLGAVLAATGGHGVDAVLEMLANANLGKDLEVLAPRGRVVVIGSRGSVEINPRELMRRDADVRGMSLLVAPEHDLLAAYAGIAAGLEAGVLRPIVGRELPLAEAAAAHRLVMEPGAFGKIVLGC; via the coding sequence ATGAAAGCCATCCGCGTCGCCGCGCACGGCGGTCCCGAAGTACTCGATTACGTCGACCTGGCGGACCCGCAGGCTGGGCCCGGACAGGTGGTTGTGCGAGTGCATGCCGCGGGCGTCAATCCGGTCGACACCTATATTCGCGCTGGGACTCAGGGATACGGTGCGCCGTTACCGTACACGCCCGGGCTCGACGCGGCCGGGGTCGTCGAGTCCGTCGGCAGTGGGGTTACCCGCTGGCGTGCCGGCGACCGCGTGTTTACCGCGGGGACGCTCAGCGGGGCGTACGCCGAGCGGGCGGTGTGCGTCGAGCGCCAGGTGCATCCGCTGCCCGACGGTGTCGGTTTCGCCGCCGGTGCCGCGCTGGGTATCCCCTACGGAACCGCGTACCGGGCGCTGTTTCAACGTGCGCGGGTGCTTCCCGGGGAAACGGTGTTGATCCACGGCGGCAGCGGCGGCGTCGGCATTGCTGCAATTCAGATGGCCCGTGCACACGGCTGCAGAGTCGTGGCAACGGCGGGAACGGATCGGGGCCGGGAGTTGGCGCGCGAACAGGGGGCCCACCACGCATTCGACCACGGCAGCGAGGGCTATCTCGGCGCCGTCCTCGCCGCGACCGGCGGGCACGGCGTCGACGCCGTCCTCGAAATGCTCGCCAATGCGAACCTCGGCAAAGACCTTGAAGTGCTGGCGCCGCGGGGGCGCGTCGTCGTCATCGGCAGTCGCGGGTCGGTGGAAATCAATCCGCGCGAGTTGATGCGGCGCGACGCCGACGTGCGTGGGATGTCGCTACTGGTGGCGCCGGAACACGATCTCCTCGCGGCCTACGCGGGGATCGCGGCAGGTCTCGAAGCCGGGGTACTGCGACCGATCGTCGGCCGCGAGCTGCCCCTGGCCGAAGCGGCGGCGGCGCATCGCCTGGTGATGGAACCGGGCGCGTTCGGCAAGATCGTGCTCGGTTGCTGA
- a CDS encoding SDR family oxidoreductase translates to MKNLFSVAGKVAVVTGGSRGIGLMIARGFVENGARVYISSRKADVCDQVAGELSKVGTCVSVPADLGTEAGTKALAAAVAARESAVHVLVNNAGANWGAPLAEYPDAAWDKVLALNVKSVFHLTRAMLDLLVKAATPQDPARVINIGSIDGLRAPVLETYAYSASKAAVHHLTRVLAHQLAPRHITVNAIAPGPFESKMMAETLRNFRDAIVGACPLGRIGEPEDMAGATIFLASRAGAYLTGTVIPVDGGISTCG, encoded by the coding sequence GTGAAGAACTTGTTCTCGGTCGCAGGCAAGGTTGCCGTCGTAACCGGCGGCTCTCGCGGTATCGGACTCATGATCGCCCGGGGCTTCGTCGAGAACGGGGCCAGAGTCTATATCTCCTCGCGCAAGGCGGACGTTTGCGACCAGGTCGCCGGCGAGCTGTCGAAGGTCGGGACGTGTGTGTCGGTGCCGGCCGATCTCGGCACGGAGGCCGGGACGAAGGCGCTCGCGGCCGCCGTGGCGGCGAGGGAATCCGCCGTGCACGTGCTGGTGAACAATGCCGGCGCCAACTGGGGAGCGCCGCTGGCCGAGTACCCCGACGCGGCATGGGACAAGGTGCTGGCGTTGAACGTCAAGTCGGTATTCCACCTCACCCGGGCGATGCTCGATCTACTCGTGAAGGCGGCCACGCCGCAGGACCCCGCACGGGTCATCAACATCGGCTCGATCGACGGCTTGCGCGCGCCGGTGCTCGAAACTTACGCGTACTCCGCCAGCAAGGCTGCCGTACATCATCTTACGCGCGTGCTGGCGCATCAGCTTGCCCCGCGACACATTACCGTGAACGCGATCGCGCCCGGGCCGTTCGAGAGTAAGATGATGGCCGAGACTCTGCGCAACTTCCGCGACGCCATCGTCGGCGCCTGCCCGCTCGGCCGCATCGGCGAGCCGGAAGACATGGCCGGCGCGACGATCTTCCTCGCCTCGCGCGCCGGCGCCTACCTGACCGGCACGGTCATCCCGGTCGACGGGGGAATTTCCACGTGCGGGTAA
- a CDS encoding SDR family NAD(P)-dependent oxidoreductase has protein sequence MVGDVFIAGGRVLLQPMMSDPFKDRVAVITGGAGGIGMAMARAFAARGAKLVLADLDDAALAGAVGELTAAGGEALGVRTDVTDLESVRALAEAARQRFGAVHIVCNNAGVALFGQMSTATHRDWEYTMAVNFWGVVHGVECFVPLLVAQGAGGHIVNTASMSGLVGMEWLGIYCASKFAVVGLTESLHRELKPLGIGVSVLCPMIVATNINENTVRMRPAHLRNPGPEPVLPPAEEMKGGTIPAEEVARRVVRGIERRDLYILTHPQQREFLRRRAGKLDAMFEEGTW, from the coding sequence GTGGTCGGGGATGTTTTCATCGCCGGTGGCCGCGTGCTACTCCAGCCGATGATGAGCGATCCTTTCAAAGACCGGGTGGCGGTGATCACCGGCGGGGCCGGCGGGATCGGCATGGCCATGGCGCGTGCGTTTGCGGCGCGCGGCGCGAAGCTGGTGCTTGCCGATCTGGACGACGCCGCGCTCGCCGGCGCCGTGGGCGAGCTGACGGCGGCCGGCGGCGAGGCGCTCGGGGTACGGACGGACGTTACCGACCTCGAGAGCGTACGGGCCCTGGCCGAGGCGGCCCGGCAGCGCTTCGGCGCCGTGCACATCGTCTGCAACAATGCCGGCGTCGCCCTCTTCGGCCAGATGAGCACGGCAACCCACCGCGACTGGGAGTACACGATGGCCGTGAACTTCTGGGGCGTCGTACACGGGGTCGAATGCTTCGTTCCGCTGCTCGTCGCGCAGGGCGCCGGTGGACACATCGTCAACACGGCCTCGATGTCCGGCCTCGTCGGCATGGAGTGGCTCGGGATCTACTGCGCCTCCAAGTTCGCCGTCGTCGGTCTGACCGAATCGCTGCACCGCGAGCTGAAGCCGCTGGGTATCGGTGTCAGCGTGCTCTGCCCGATGATCGTTGCCACGAATATCAACGAGAACACGGTGCGGATGCGCCCGGCGCACTTGCGCAACCCGGGCCCCGAACCCGTGCTCCCGCCTGCCGAGGAAATGAAGGGCGGAACTATTCCGGCCGAGGAAGTCGCGCGCCGTGTCGTGCGCGGTATCGAGCGCCGCGATCTGTACATTCTCACGCACCCGCAGCAGCGGGAGTTCTTGCGGCGGCGAGCCGGCAAGCTCGACGCCATGTTCGAGGAGGGCACCTGGTGA
- a CDS encoding LLM class flavin-dependent oxidoreductase: MPTNLRKPAVSLAAMAGKRRATLEAAAEVERQGFAGIYCPSFGDNVGLCEALAFCTKEISFGTSIANIYTRHPFDYAQSVTMIHELSGGRFRFGIGISHAPVTDRLGVRTGKPLADVREFTAQLQKGAQRWGTLPPIVFAALRRKMAELSAELAQGAVWANAARSHMAASISFLPAAARQGDFFIGNMIPVCIADDRAAAAAVNRKTLTGYVMLPNYRAYWIEAGYEDEMRAIQAAIEGGEHDKLPSLMSDRWLRDCTLFGTAAEVRDGLEAWYATGLKTPILVPSSTRGGQLVALQELIDAFK, encoded by the coding sequence ATGCCTACCAATCTGCGCAAACCGGCGGTCAGTCTGGCGGCCATGGCCGGCAAGCGGCGCGCCACACTCGAAGCCGCGGCCGAAGTCGAGCGCCAGGGCTTCGCCGGGATTTACTGCCCGAGCTTCGGCGACAACGTCGGCCTGTGCGAGGCGCTGGCCTTCTGTACGAAAGAGATTTCGTTCGGCACCAGCATCGCCAACATCTATACGCGCCACCCGTTCGACTACGCCCAGAGCGTCACCATGATCCACGAGCTGAGCGGCGGCCGCTTCCGCTTCGGCATCGGTATCAGCCATGCCCCGGTGACCGACCGCCTCGGTGTGCGCACCGGCAAGCCGCTGGCTGACGTGCGGGAGTTCACCGCTCAACTGCAGAAGGGCGCTCAGCGTTGGGGGACCCTGCCGCCGATCGTGTTCGCGGCGCTGCGACGCAAGATGGCGGAACTATCCGCCGAACTGGCCCAGGGTGCGGTCTGGGCCAACGCCGCCCGCTCGCACATGGCCGCCTCGATCTCGTTTCTTCCCGCGGCGGCGCGTCAGGGCGACTTCTTCATCGGCAACATGATTCCCGTGTGCATCGCCGACGACCGGGCCGCCGCCGCGGCCGTCAATCGCAAGACGCTTACCGGCTACGTCATGTTGCCCAACTATCGGGCGTACTGGATCGAGGCCGGCTACGAAGACGAGATGCGCGCCATCCAGGCCGCCATCGAAGGTGGCGAACACGACAAGCTGCCGTCGTTGATGAGCGACAGGTGGCTGCGCGACTGCACCCTGTTCGGAACCGCTGCCGAGGTGCGGGATGGACTCGAAGCCTGGTATGCCACCGGTCTGAAGACCCCCATCCTGGTGCCGTCGTCGACCCGGGGCGGGCAACTGGTAGCGTTGCAAGAGCTGATCGACGCGTTCAAGTGA
- a CDS encoding CBS domain-containing protein — translation MASVAALMVTEMVTASPTETVAEVARRMADNKIGAVLVVDGQRIEGVFSERDLLNRVVADFRNPETTKLEHVCTRDIVTIDVKAPVKTVLDIFREKKIRHLPVVDGGKPVGILSVRDFLEYLVGGLERYIDDLRYKRELAEGVDPYDHIGGSYGK, via the coding sequence ATGGCGAGCGTCGCAGCCCTGATGGTCACGGAAATGGTAACCGCTAGTCCCACGGAAACCGTGGCCGAGGTCGCGCGGCGGATGGCGGACAACAAGATCGGCGCGGTGCTGGTCGTCGACGGCCAGCGGATCGAGGGCGTCTTTTCCGAACGCGATCTGCTCAACCGCGTCGTCGCCGACTTTCGCAATCCGGAAACGACGAAGCTCGAACACGTCTGCACCCGCGACATCGTGACCATCGACGTCAAGGCACCGGTGAAAACCGTGCTGGACATCTTCCGGGAGAAAAAGATCCGCCACCTGCCCGTCGTCGACGGCGGCAAGCCGGTGGGCATTCTGTCGGTGCGCGATTTCCTCGAGTACCTCGTCGGCGGACTCGAACGTTACATCGACGACCTGCGCTACAAGCGCGAACTCGCCGAGGGAGTCGACCCCTACGACCATATCGGCGGGTCGTACGGCAAGTAA
- a CDS encoding type II toxin-antitoxin system RelE/ParE family toxin, whose translation MTKSRLISEPSVDLDVEAAFEWYETEQAGLGVEFLDEVRASYNRIADSPLKYQELRGGIRHALVRRFPYAVYFAVEGDITIVLAVLHASRDPAEWQHRRG comes from the coding sequence GTGACCAAGTCTCGGTTGATCTCGGAGCCGTCCGTCGATCTCGATGTGGAGGCGGCGTTCGAATGGTACGAGACGGAACAGGCAGGGCTCGGCGTCGAGTTTCTGGATGAAGTTCGGGCATCGTACAACCGCATCGCCGACAGCCCGCTCAAGTACCAGGAACTGCGCGGCGGCATTCGTCACGCGCTCGTCAGGCGCTTTCCGTACGCCGTCTACTTCGCCGTGGAAGGCGACATCACTATCGTGCTCGCGGTGTTGCACGCGAGTCGCGATCCGGCGGAGTGGCAGCACCGCCGAGGCTAA
- a CDS encoding addiction module protein, which yields MQQTTIAEPPGFTELSKTEQVRYLQDLWDRIAERPGELPVPESHLQVAEERLAEYRRDPSRARSAYEVIDRLAERAKKPR from the coding sequence ATGCAACAGACAACGATTGCCGAGCCACCTGGTTTCACGGAACTGTCGAAGACCGAACAGGTTCGATATCTGCAGGACCTGTGGGATCGAATTGCCGAGCGGCCGGGAGAGCTACCCGTTCCGGAGAGCCACTTGCAAGTCGCCGAGGAACGCCTCGCCGAATACCGGCGTGATCCGAGTCGTGCTCGCTCAGCATACGAAGTGATCGATCGCTTGGCCGAGAGGGCCAAGAAGCCGCGGTGA
- a CDS encoding glutathione S-transferase family protein, whose protein sequence is MKLYHARQSRSIRPRWLLEEIGVPYELVTLDMSKQEHKAPDYLKIHPHGALPALVDGDLALIESAAICAYLADKYPEKRLAPPVGSPVRGPYYQWIVYTIATMEPPLIDVFMNTVRLPEAERSPAKVEAGRVAWKKVAEVLSGALQGKQYLLGNEFSTADVMVGSTLAWGQFLGLLEGFPVLQEYVGRLASRPAFVRAQE, encoded by the coding sequence ATGAAGCTGTATCACGCCAGGCAGTCGCGTTCGATACGCCCGCGCTGGTTGTTGGAGGAGATCGGAGTACCGTACGAGCTGGTGACTCTGGACATGTCGAAGCAGGAGCACAAGGCCCCGGACTACCTGAAAATACACCCGCACGGGGCACTGCCGGCACTGGTCGACGGCGACCTGGCCTTGATCGAGTCGGCGGCCATTTGCGCCTACCTGGCGGACAAGTATCCGGAGAAGCGGCTGGCTCCGCCGGTTGGCTCGCCGGTGCGCGGTCCCTATTACCAGTGGATCGTCTACACCATCGCGACCATGGAGCCGCCGCTTATCGACGTGTTCATGAACACGGTCAGGCTGCCCGAGGCAGAGCGCTCGCCGGCCAAAGTCGAAGCGGGCAGAGTGGCGTGGAAGAAGGTGGCCGAGGTGCTCTCCGGCGCGTTGCAAGGCAAGCAATACCTGCTCGGGAACGAGTTCAGCACCGCTGACGTGATGGTCGGCTCGACCCTGGCGTGGGGTCAGTTCCTCGGTTTGCTGGAGGGTTTCCCGGTACTGCAGGAGTACGTGGGCCGGCTGGCCTCGCGCCCGGCGTTCGTGCGGGCGCAAGAGTAA
- a CDS encoding dienelactone hydrolase family protein: MILLAAVLLLSWSTVLRCHEAFAEVTPIPSAGCGATTVAHGRPLDRTISVDGVERHYLLDVPESVRAGKPAPVLFDFHGLGHSGAGVWRVSEFKDIAARDGFIAVYPDGLPVRLIGRSGAGWEIYKIAGNRDVDFVRALLDYLERTYCVDRARIFATGFSNGGFLSHVLACALPDRVAAVASVSGGRVTVPCTPGRGVPVLIIHGRQDTVVPVEQARQARDFWIRHDACRESASNGCEYHRECRDGAEVRYCEGDFGHRWPPAATQQIWDFFRAHPMPGK, translated from the coding sequence ATGATCCTGCTCGCTGCCGTGCTGCTGCTTTCCTGGTCCACCGTCCTCCGATGCCACGAGGCCTTTGCCGAGGTCACACCGATCCCGAGTGCGGGCTGCGGCGCGACGACCGTGGCACACGGGCGCCCGCTGGATCGGACCATCTCCGTCGACGGCGTCGAGCGGCACTATCTGCTCGACGTCCCCGAAAGCGTGCGGGCCGGCAAGCCCGCACCGGTGTTGTTCGATTTCCACGGTCTCGGACACAGCGGGGCCGGGGTCTGGCGGGTATCCGAGTTCAAGGACATAGCGGCGCGTGACGGATTCATCGCCGTGTATCCCGACGGCTTGCCCGTGCGGCTCATCGGCCGCAGCGGTGCAGGGTGGGAGATTTACAAGATCGCCGGCAACCGCGACGTGGACTTCGTCCGCGCCCTCCTCGACTATCTCGAACGCACGTATTGCGTCGACCGCGCCCGCATCTTCGCCACCGGCTTTTCGAACGGCGGCTTCCTGAGTCACGTGCTCGCGTGTGCGCTGCCGGATCGCGTCGCCGCTGTCGCTTCCGTCAGTGGGGGCCGGGTGACGGTGCCGTGCACGCCCGGGCGTGGCGTCCCGGTGCTCATCATTCACGGCCGACAGGATACCGTCGTTCCCGTGGAGCAGGCCCGGCAGGCCCGTGACTTCTGGATACGGCACGACGCCTGCCGCGAGAGCGCCAGCAACGGTTGCGAATACCACCGCGAGTGTCGCGACGGGGCCGAAGTACGGTACTGCGAAGGCGACTTCGGCCACCGCTGGCCGCCCGCGGCCACGCAGCAGATCTGGGATTTCTTCCGCGCCCATCCCATGCCCGGGAAGTGA